The Arachis hypogaea cultivar Tifrunner chromosome 19, arahy.Tifrunner.gnm2.J5K5, whole genome shotgun sequence genome has a window encoding:
- the LOC140182381 gene encoding uncharacterized protein, giving the protein MFNEFQLNIHHSSSNSVDISSIQEYSNGEEYEVIDGYDDIALDEDFATESEEIVSMHDVVAVHEEEYWDTSDPIYTCVFCNTNMWDKERLSRTNGHARPYFGLCCMDGNVELPVLKLAPKILQDFHFKDDDMSRYFKKNIRLFNSMFSFTSMVGRINNNINNGTAPLTLLLSGQNNHCVGSLLPSVNNSPKFAQLYIYDTDNEQSNSSNGLERVIVAERKSMLDLHNPLASTFRYARERRYNLPTASEVAVIVIGDIDESCLDRDIIIESRSSQLKRIDVFHSQYLALQYPLLFSYAEEGYRIGIETSNQYNTNGSKKRKIISMREFFSYRLQMRFPGSPILLHSSRLFQQFLVDAYTMVEAERLNFIRFNQPKLSVERYKVLHESLVSGQADAVATDQRIITITSNSDAFGKLMHLLFARLSPQDRPDVVSRTFKIKLNNLISEFKSGIPFGKIVGYVCTVEFQNRGLPHAHILLFMHPTNKPKSPSDIDRFISAEIPDRLHRPRLYAAVERFMVHGPCGRHNKNSPCMVDGHCSKYFPKKFRSRTVIDEARFPKYKRPDNGRTITKRNVTIDNSFIVPYNLYLLLTYGCYINVEQTCQTSAIKYLFKYMHKGNDRVVDKIQNYYDCRYISSCEVDWRIFGYDIQIKEPVVIKLPFRLPEEHAVIFRDNDNIQDVLNRVDGKLTKLLAWFLANSLYPFFRSLTYSEFPNKFVWKDDSCYQQLSEDILYIHRRNHRCEELQLSDEQILNLTLVKIEERLQENGRSLREFSTLSYPDMQNIDGVVDRFLMDEMNFDREFLHEEFKDSLKSMTHEQRNAYDWILNAVSMDLGGFYFVYGYGGTGKTFLYRTLSASLRCNGKIVLNVASSGIASLLLPNGRTAHSRFKIPLNINEDLDEASMLNKHCYKALNKSLKDILRFEKSYKPDMPFGRKVIVLGGDFRQILPVIPMGSR; this is encoded by the exons ATGTTTAATGAATTTCAATTAAatattcatcattcatcatctaATTCAGTGGATATTTCTTCTATTCAAGAATATTCTAACGGTGAAGAATATGAAG TAATTGATGGTTATGATGATATTGCCTTAGATGAGGATTTCGCCACAGAATCAGAAGAGATAGTGTCAATG CATGATGTTGTTGCCGTGCATGAGGAAG AATACTGGGATACTAGTGATCCTATTTATACATGTGTATTTTGCAATACCAATATGTGGGATAAAGAGAGGCTTAGTAGGACTAATGGCCATGCTAGACCGTATTTTGGTCTGTGTTGTATGGATGGAAATGTTGAATTGCCTGTTCTAAAGTTAGCACCTAAGATTTTACAAGATTTTCACTTTAAGGATGATGACATGTCACGATACTTTAAGAAGAACATTCGATTATTTAACTCTATGTTTTCGTTCACATCTATGGTTGGTAGAATAAACAACAACATAAATAATGGAACTGCACCACTTACACTCTTACTAAGTGGTCAGAATAACCATTGCGTCGGGAGTTTACTCCCTTCAGTGAATAATAGCCCAAAGTTTGCACAGCTATATATTTATGATACAGATAATGAA cAATCTAATTCTAGCAATGGTCTTGAAAGGGTCATTGTTGCTGAGCGAAAGAGTATGCTTGATCTCCACAATCCCTTGGCCAGTACATTTCGATATGCTCGAGAACG GCGTTATAATCTGCCAACTGCATCTGAGGTTGCGGTAATAGTCATTGGTGATATTGATGAGTCCTGTTTGGATAGGGATATAATAATTGAGTCACGCTCTAGCCAGCTTAAAAGAATTGATGTTTTTCATTCGCAGTACCTTGCATTGCAGTATCCTTTACTGTTTTCGTATGCGGAAGAAGGATACAGAATTGGAATTGAAACTTCCAATCAATATAATACTAATGGTTCGAAGAAGAGAAAAATTATCAGCATGAGGGAGTTTTTTTCATATCGGCTACAAATGCGGTTTCCCGGTTCTCCTATTTTGTTGCATTCTAGTAGACTGTTTCAACAATTCTTGGTGGATGCATATACGATGGTTGAGGCCGAACGATTGAACTTTATAAGATTTAACCAACCAAAGTTAAGTGTTGAAAGGTATAAAGTCCTTCATGAGTCTTTGGTAAGTGGACAAGCTGATGCTGTTGCAACTGACCAGCGTATTATAACAATTACTAGCAATTCTGATGCATTTGGTAAGCTGATGCATTTGCTATTTGCAA GATTATCACCTCAAGATCGTCCTGATGTTGTTTCAAGGACATTCAAAATCAAGCTTAATAATCTAATCAGCGAATTTAAAAGTGGCATTCCTTTTGGAAAAATTGTTGGAT ATGTTTGCACTGTTGAATTTCAGAATAGGGGATTACCTCATGCACACATATTGTTATTCATGCATCCAACAAACAAGCCAAAGTCTCCATCAGATATTGACAGGTTTATTTCTGCTGAGATACCTGATAGGCTCCATAGACCAAGGTTATATGCTGCCGTAGAGAGATTCATGGTTCATGGGCCTTGTGGTCGACATAACAAAAATAGTCCGTGCATGGTAGATGGTCATTGTTCAAAATATTTTCCTAAGAAATTTAGGTCACGTACTGTTATTGATGAAGCTAGATTTCCAAAGTACAAGAGACCAGACAATGGTCGCACGATAACTAAGAGGAATGTTACCATTGATAATTCCTTTATTGTTCCATACAATCTGTATTTATTGTTGACATATGGCTGTTATATAAATGTTGAGCAAACATGCCAAACTTCTGCCATCaagtatttatttaaatatatgcaCAAGGGTAATGATCGA GTTGTGGATAAGATACAAAATTATTATGATTGCCGTTATATATCATCATGTGAGGTAGATTGGAGGATATTTGGTTATGATATTCAGATAAAGGAACCTGTAGTTATTAAGTTACCCTTTCGCCTTCCTGAAGAGCATGCTGTTATCTTTAGAGATAATGACAATATTCAAGATGTTCTCAATCGAGTAGATGGCAAGTTGACAAAATTATTAGCATGGTTCCTTGCTAATAGTTTATATCCTTTCTTCAGGTCGTTGACTTATAGTGAGTTCCCTAACAAGTTTGTATGGAAGGATGAT TCATGTTACCAGCAATTATCTGAAGACATCCTATATATTCATAGAAGAAATCACCGCTGTGAAG AGCTACAATTATCAGATGAGCAAATATTGAATTTGACATTGGTTAAGATTGAGGAAagactacaagaaaatggaagatCTCTTAGAGAATTCTCTACACTGTCGTATCCCGATATGCAAAACATTGATGGTGTTGTTGATCGATTCTTAATGGATGAGATGAATTTTGATAGGGAATTTCTACATGAGGAGTTTAAGGATTCTTTGAAATCTATGACTCACGAACAGAGGAATGCATATGATTGGATATTGAATGCTGTCTCCATGGACCTTGGTGGATTTTACTTTGTTTATGGTTACGGTGGTACTGGGAAGACTTTCCTTTATCGCACGTTATCTGCATCATTAAGGTGTAACGGCAAAATTGTGCTAAATGTTGCATCAAGTGGTATTGCTTCACTATTACTCCCTAATGGACGTACTGCTCATTCTAGATTCAAGATTCCACTAAACATAAATGAGGATTTG GATGAAGCTTCGATGCTTAACAAACACTGTTACAAGGCTTTAAACAAGTCATTGAAGGATATTCTTAGATTTGAGAAATCCTACAAACCTGACATGCCATTTGGAAGAAAGGTTATTGTCCTAGGTGGTGACTTTAGGCAGATCCTTCCAGTCATACCTATGGGATCACGATAG
- the LOC112780111 gene encoding exocyst complex component SEC15A-like, whose amino-acid sequence MATKTKTKANAEIGDEGEDLVLATMVANGDDISPLVRHAFEMGRPEGLLRQLNYVVKKKEAEIEDMCKTHYEEFIKAVDELRGVLVDAEELKSDLQSGNFKLQQVGTNLLVNLEELFESYSIKQNVTEAIIMSKNCIEVLELCVKCNNHITDGQFYPAIKTLDLIQRSYMKNIPARALKLVIEKRIPIIKWHIEKRVNSQVNEWMVHIRSSCKNIGQTAISRAVSDRQRDEELMERQRKAEDQNVVGVEERVYTLDVDEDDEDSAMKFDLTPLYRACHIYGCLGILEQFHVYYFTNRSAQLKSDLEISSSQSFVESYQTFLAQIVGYFIVEDRVLRTGGGLLVPDQVDNMWETAITRLTLLLNAQFSQMKSATNHLKVKEYVTLLSWSLLQYGYDIESLLDVVDNNRDKFHLLLMAECREQTIEALNHDTYELMVIKKESDYESNVLSFGLQTTDIMPAFPYVAPFSSMVPEMCQIVKSFIKSCVDYLSYGARDYFFDVVIRYLNNFLIEVINETLLNTINSSNISVSHAMQIAANFTSLERACDFFLKNAAQQSGIPLRFIDKSQMTLSAKAVLQTSRDATYITLLGLVNAKIDEYMNLTESVTLWTTEETKQNGNEYISELILYLDSLMSTAQQVLPLDAMYKVGIGALEHINNTIISAFLSDSVKRFNATSVMNIGVDLKLLENFADERFYSSGLEGMYKASSFRDCLVESKQLINLLSSSQPENFMNPVIREKNYYALDYKKVSTICDKFKDSADGIFGSLSNKNTKQTAKKKSMEVLKKRLKDFN is encoded by the coding sequence ATGGCTACAAAAACAAAAACGAAAGCTAATGCGGAGATTGGTGATGAAGGAGAGGACTTGGTTTTGGCAACAATGGTTGCCAATGGAGATGATATTAGTCCTCTTGTCCGGCATGCCTTCGAAATGGGGAGGCCGGAGGGCCTCCTTCGCCaactgaattatgtggtgaagaagaaagaagcagaAATAGAAGACATGTGCAAGACACACTATGAAGAATTCATCAAGGCTGTTGACGAACTTCGTGGTGTGTTGGTGGATGCTGAAGAGCTCAAAAGCGATCTCCAAAGTGGCAATTTCAAGTTGCAGCAGGTTGGTACCAACCTTCTTGTCAACCTTGAGGAGCTTTTTGAATCCTATTCGATCAAGCAGAACGTGACAGAGGCTATAATAATGTCAAAGAACTGTATAGAAGTGTTGGAGCTTTGTGTCAAGTGCAATAATCATATCACAGACGGGCAATTTTATCCTGCAATTAAAACTCTGGATTTGATTCAGAGGAGTTACATGAAGAACATTCCTGCTAGGGCTCTCAAACTGGTTATAGAGAAAAGAATTCCTATCATTAAATGGCACATTGAGAAGAGAGTAAACAGTCAGGTTAACGAATGGATGGTCCACATACGGAGTTCTTGTAAAAACATTGGACAAACAGCAATCAGCCGTGCGGTTTCAGATCGTCAGAGAGATGAGGAACTGATGGAGAGGCAGAGAAAGGCAGAGGATCAAAATGTTGTGGGGGTTGAGGAGAGAGTTTACACTTTGGATGTTGACGAAGATGATGAAGATTCTGCCATGAAGTTTGACCTCACGCCTCTTTACCGTGCTTGTCACATTTATGGTTGTTTGGGGATTCTTGAGCAGTTTCATGTATACTACTTCACGAATAGATCGGCACAATTGAAATCGGATTTGGAGATATCTTCGTCACAATCTTTTGTTGAATCATACCAAACGTTTTTGGCTCAGATTGTTGGGTACTTCATAGTGGAGGATAGGGTCCTTAGGACCGGTGGGGGACTTCTGGTCCCCGATCAAGTCGATAACATGTGGGAAACTGCTATAACTAGATTGACTTTGCTGTTAAATGCCCAATTTTCCCAAATGAAATCTGCCACCAACCATCTCAAGGTTAAGGAATACGTCACTCTTCTTTCGTGGTCTCTCCTGCAATATGGTTATGATATAGAATCTCTTCTTGATGTGGTTGATAACAATCGCGACAAATTTCATCTGCTTCTTATGGCTGAATGCAGAGAACAAACAATTGAGGCTCTGAATCATGATACATATGAGCTGATGGTGATAAAAAAGGAAAGTGATTATGAGAGTAATGTTTTGTCATTTGGTCTCCAAACTACAGACATCATGCCTGCTTTCCCCTATGTTGCACCATTCTCCTCCATGGTACCCGAGATGTGTCAAATTGTGAAATCCTTCATCAAAAGTTGTGTTGATTATTTGTCTTATGGTGCGCGCGATTATTTCTTTGATGTCGTGATCAGGTACTTGAACAACTTTCTGATTGAAGTAATAAATGAAACATTACTCAATACAATCAATAGCAGCAATATCAGTGTTTCCCATGCCATGCAGATAGCTGCTAACTTTACTAGTCTGGAAAGAGCTTGTGATTTTTTCCTTAAGAATGCGGCGCAACAAAGTGGCATCCCACTCCGTTTTATTGACAAGTCTCAAATGACTTTATCTGCGAAAGCAGTACTGCAGACTTCTAGAGACGCGACCTACATTACTTTACTCGGTTTGGTAAATGCGAAAATAGACGAGTATATGAATCTTACAGAAAGTGTTACTTTATGGACTACAGAGGAGACAAAGCAGAATGGAAATGAATACATAAGTGAATTGATCTTGTACCTTGATTCTCTTATGTCGACGGCGCAACAAGTTCTGCCTTTGGATGCCATGTACAAAGTTGGGATCGGTGCGCTTGAGCATATTAACAATACCATTATCTCTGCTTTCCTTAGCGATAGCGTTAAAAGGTTTAATGCGACGTCTGTGATGAATATCGGCGTTGATCTCAAGTTGCTGGAGAATTTTGCAGATGAGAGGTTCTACTCTTCAGGGTTAGAAGGAATGTACAAAGCAAGTAGTTTTAGAGATTGCTTGGTAGAGTCAAAGCAATTGATTAATCTTCTCTCAAGTAGTCAACCTGAGAACTTCATGAATCCTGTGATAAGGGAGAAAAACTACTATGCACTTGATTATAAGAAGGTGTCTACCATTTGTGACAAATTCAAGGATTCTGCAGATGGTATCTTTGGAAGCCTTTCAAACAAAAATACAAAGCAAACTGCTAAAAAGAAATCAATGGAAGTGCTCAAAAAGAGACTTAAGGATTTCAATTGA
- the LOC112776652 gene encoding copper transport protein ATX1, with translation MSQTVVLKVGMTCEGCVGAVKRVLGKLDGVESYDVDLKEQKVVVKGNVEPEKVLQTVSKTGKKTTFWDAEKPAQ, from the exons ATGTCTCAG ACCGTGGTCCTCAAAGTTGGTATGACATGTGAAGGATGTGTTGGAGCAGTGAAGAGGGTTTTGGGGAAATTGGATG GTGTGGAATCATATGACGTTGACTTGAAGGAACAGAAGGTGGTAGTGAAAGGAAACGTTGAACCGGAAAAAGTTCTGCAAACTGTTTCCAAGACTGGGAAGAAGACTACTTTCTGGGATGCCGAAAAACCGGCTCAGTAA